Proteins found in one Oncorhynchus mykiss isolate Arlee chromosome 3, USDA_OmykA_1.1, whole genome shotgun sequence genomic segment:
- the LOC110520005 gene encoding villin-1 — protein MPQMQVKTQVAKVLNKTTPGLQIWRIEDMEMVPFSSKAYGQFYEGDSYVVLYTNKMRSSFTYDLHYWLGKATSHDEQGAAAIYTTMMDEHLGGMAVQHREAQGYESDTFRGYFKKGIIYKSGGVASGMKQVETNTYNICRLLHVKGRKHVVAGEVDMSWSSFNKGDVFLLDLGNLIIQWNGPKSNRMERLKGMTLAKDIRDRERGGRAQVSVVEADDEKSSEEAMKLMKQHLGETRRDIRDSIVSDDVVDQKLRSSVKLFHISDAQGNLVVQEVAVKPLSQDLLNHEDCYLLDQGGIRIFIWKGKKASKTERSKSLDKAEAYKKAKGYPISTYVETVNDGAESAVFKQLFQRWSVKGQTVGMGTTNCPGKIAKVEQIKFDATSMHARPDVAAQQKMVDDGTGEAEVWRLEDSELVPVDRKWLGHFYGGDCYLILYKYDVSNRSHYILYIWQGRHASTGELAASAFQAVNIDQQYNGEPVQVRVPMGKEPLHLMAIFKGKMVVYEEGSSRANSAHVQPAVRLFHIHGTNEFNTRAIEVPARSSSLNSNDVFVLSTDTCCYLWYGKGCCGDEREMGKSLADIISRREKHVIAEGQETANFWLNLGGKTQYANSKRLQEEHNNITPRLFECSNQTGRFLAMEVTNFNQDDLDEDDIMLLDIWDMVFLWLGKGANQIEKENVVPTAHEYLRTHPGGRNVDTPIVLVKQGFEPPTFTGWFHAWDPHMWSGGKSYQELKAELGDASDFIQITVDRSTSNSTQKNSKSIGEPLLSPTVGATFPADKLLNRQTEDLPDGVDPTKKEEYLSNADFALILGVSRVEFYSMPTWKQQNLKKEKGLF, from the exons ATGCCACAGATGCAGGTCAAAACCCAAGTTGCAAAAGTCCTCAATAAAACCACACCAGGGCTGCAGATATGGAGAATAGAG GACATGGAGATGGTGCCCTTCTCTTCTAAAGCATATGGACAATTCTATGAAGGTGACAGCTATGTCGTTCTATAC ACCAATAAGATGCGTAGCTCGTTCACCTACGACCTCCACTATTGGCTGGGAAAGGCCACCTCCCATGACGAGCAGGGGGCGGCGGCCATCTACACCACTATGATGGACGAGCACCTGGGAGGCATGGCTGTGCAGCACCGTGAGGCACAGGGCTATGAGAGCGACACCTTTCGTGGATACTTCAAAAAGGGCATCAT CTACAAGAGTGGCGGCGTGGCGTCTGGGATGAAGCAGGTGGAGACCAACACCTACAACATCTGCCGCCTGCTCCATGTCAAGGGAAGGAAGCATGTGGTGGCTGGAGAG GTGGACATGAGCTGGAGCAGCTTTAACAAGGGGGATGTGTTCCTGCTTGACCTGGGCAACCTCATCATCCAGTGGAACGGACCCAAGAGCAACCGTATGGAAAGACTCAAG GGAATGACTCTAGCCAAGGACATCCGTGACAGGGAAAGAGGGGGACGGGCGCAGGTTAGCGTGGTGGAAGCTGATGATGAGAAGTCTTCCGAGGAGGCCATGAAGCTGATGAAGCAGCACCTGGGAGAGACGAGACGAGACATCAGGGACAGCATCGTGTCTGATGACGTGGTCGACCAGAAGCTGAGGTCCAGCGTCAAGCTCTTCCA TATCTCAGATGCCCAGGGGAACCTTGTGGTGCAGGAGGTAGCAGTGAAGCCTCTGTCTCAGGACCTGTTGAATCACGAG GATTGCTATCTGTTGGATCAAGGTGGTATAAGGATCTTTATCTGGAAAGGAAAGAAGGCTTCCAAGACAGAACGGTCCAAGTCTTTGGATAAAGCAGAA GCATACAAGAAGGCGAAGGGCTACCCTATCTCCACCTACGTCGAGACGGTGAATGATGGTGCCGAGTCTGCCGTGTTCAAGCAGCTGTTCCAGAGGTGGAGCGTGAAGGGTCAAACTGTGGGGATGGGGACCACAAACTGTCCAGGCAAAATTG CCAAGGTTGAGCAGATCAAGTTTGATGCTACTTCCATGCATGCAAGGCCTGACGTGGCTGCCCAGCAGAAAATGGTCGATGACGGAACAGGTGAAGCAGAG GTGTGGAGGTTAGAGGACAGTGAACTGGTGCCTGTGGACAGGAAGTGGTTGGGCCACTTCTATGGAGGCGACTGCTATCTCATCCTCTACAAATATGATGTCAGCAATAGGAGTCACTACATACTATACATATGGCAG GGTCGCCATGCAAGCACCGGTGAGCTGGCTGCCTCTGCTTTCCAAGCCGTGAACATCGACCAGCAGTACAACGGTGAGCCAGTTCAGGTCCGAGTGCCCATGGGGAAAGAACCACTCCACCTCATGGCCATATTCAAGGGCAAGATGGTGGTCTATGAG GAGGGGAGCTCCAGGGCCAACTCTGCACATGTCCAGCCGGCGGTTCGTCTCTTCCACATCCACGGCACCAACGAGTTCAACACCCGCGCCATCGAAGTGCCAGCACGCTCCTCGTCCCTCAACTCCAACGACGTCTTTGTGCTCAGCACTGACACTTGCTGCTATCTGTGGTACGGAAAG GGCTGTTGTGGTGATGAGCGAGAGATGGGCAAATCCCTGGCAGACATCATCTCCAGGAGGGAAAAACATGTAATCGCAGAGGGTCAGGAGACGGCTAACTTCTGGCTAAATCTGGGAGGCAAGACCCAGTATGCCAACAGCAAGAG GCTTCAGGAAGAGCACAACAACATCACCCCGCGTCTCTTCGAGTGCTCCAATCAGACAGGCCGCTTCCTGGCCATGGAGGTCACCAACTTTAACCAGGACGATCTGGACGAAGATGACATCATGCTGCTGGACATCTGGGATATG gtgTTCCTGTGGTTGGGCAAGGGAGCTAATCAAATAGAGAAGGAGAATGTGGTCCCCACGGCACATGAGTACCTGAGGACCCACCCAGGTGGTCGAAATGTGGACACCCCCATCGTGCTGGTCAAACAGGGCTTTGAGCCTCCCACCTTCACAGGCTGGTTCCACGCCTGGGACCCACACATGTGGAGT GGAGGGAAATCCTACCAGGAGTTGAAGGCTGAGCTTGGGGACGCCAGCGACTTCATCCAGATCACCGTG GACAGAAGCACATCCAACTCTACTCAAAAGAACTCCAAGAGCATTGGAGAACCACTGCTGTCCCCGACCGTTGGGGCCACCTTCCCTGCAGACAAGCTGTTGAACCGCCAGACAGAGGACCTGCCCGATGGGGTTGACCCCACCAAGAAGGAG GAGTATCTGTCCAATGCTGACTTTGCTCTGATCCTGGGTGTGTCCCGGGTAGAGTTCTACTCCATGCCCACCTGGAAGCAGCAGAATCTGAAGAAAGAGAAGGGTCTGTTCTAG